One window of Sulfurospirillum sp. 1612 genomic DNA carries:
- a CDS encoding ATP-binding protein, which translates to MRDFSAAKALFRDVIDARNYFDSVSAEIARHKVENSIETKEAPLIFLIGDPGVGKSYILKLINLEQSKNSLTVFIDHPFFDKRDLLKILYEAKGIAFDKDTNFNELKEVLLENYRDSNHTIFIDEAQLLNEEQFELIRILSDTKVFQFVLSMHKEEGMAILEKKHFKSRTKVVVEYGVLHHDEVFRYIKSSLQSVGQEDIMEMFTEKIAKKITHYCNGNFRTIKKFLFTLLSLLEYAKQNGLRKYDKINPCLLQMSALEIGVIHDK; encoded by the coding sequence ATGAGAGATTTTTCAGCTGCAAAAGCACTCTTTAGAGATGTGATTGATGCCAGGAATTATTTTGATAGTGTGAGTGCGGAGATTGCACGTCACAAGGTTGAAAACTCTATCGAAACAAAAGAAGCACCGCTGATATTTTTGATTGGAGACCCGGGTGTGGGAAAGAGCTATATCCTCAAGCTCATCAACCTGGAACAGTCCAAAAATTCCCTGACGGTTTTTATCGATCATCCCTTTTTTGACAAAAGAGATTTGCTGAAGATTTTGTATGAAGCCAAGGGTATTGCTTTTGATAAAGATACTAATTTTAACGAGCTCAAGGAAGTTTTGCTTGAAAATTACCGAGACAGCAATCACACTATTTTCATCGATGAGGCGCAACTCTTAAATGAAGAACAGTTTGAACTGATACGCATACTTAGCGATACAAAGGTATTCCAGTTTGTTCTCTCAATGCACAAAGAAGAGGGTATGGCAATCTTGGAGAAAAAACATTTTAAATCGCGTACCAAGGTGGTAGTGGAATACGGAGTCTTGCATCATGATGAGGTGTTTCGCTATATTAAAAGCAGTTTACAATCAGTAGGACAAGAGGATATTATGGAGATGTTCACAGAAAAAATCGCCAAAAAAATTACCCATTATTGCAACGGTAATTTTAGAACCATCAAAAAATTTCTCTTTACACTTTTGTCTTTGTTGGAATATGCCAAGCAAAATGGCCTGAGAAAATATGACAAGATTAATCCTTGCTTATTGCAAATGAGTGCTTTGGAAATTGGAGTCATTCATGACAAATAG
- a CDS encoding prepilin-type N-terminal cleavage/methylation domain-containing protein — MKKHQYTHRAFTILELIFVIILIGIISSIGLSSLPDNRLLNDTNFVIMKIKETQRHALGNDVIGFNTPWSVQSDATCLDVNNTSFEEKARQNSTPFQFVSDVSSENKRLCFDEFGRPYHDEKLIQQKLDINITYNHEMNTISVQPMSGYVIIKN, encoded by the coding sequence ATGAAAAAACATCAATACACTCACCGCGCATTCACGATATTGGAGTTGATTTTTGTTATTATCTTGATAGGCATCATCAGTAGTATTGGGCTGAGTTCTTTGCCTGATAATAGGTTGCTGAATGATACCAACTTTGTCATCATGAAAATCAAAGAGACACAACGCCATGCGCTAGGCAATGATGTGATAGGATTCAATACTCCTTGGAGTGTGCAAAGTGATGCGACTTGTCTGGATGTAAATAACACAAGTTTCGAAGAAAAAGCGCGTCAGAATTCTACTCCTTTTCAATTTGTTTCTGATGTGAGTAGTGAAAATAAGCGTCTGTGTTTTGATGAATTTGGCAGACCCTATCATGATGAGAAATTAATACAACAAAAATTAGACATAAATATCACCTATAATCACGAAATGAACACGATTTCAGTCCAACCAATGAGTGGATATGTTATAATAAAAAATTAA
- a CDS encoding GspE/PulE family protein, whose translation MIQKKIRIGDILEEKGLITHEQLEMALVAQKNSNFSKKLGQIFIDEGFLSDRVFAETLATQLDIDFIDLYGVEVDFVLMSKYPVKLLKGAEAIPFMEDEEFIHVAAVDPLDYESLELLERSIATKPIKLYIALKNDVYHIFDRFEILSTTKLLVDNIKHEIASSNYKADSEQSSVMQLIEQIIKSAIKKNASDIHIEPSAFNVSVRSRIDGVLRENFVFDIEIYNAIASRIKILGNLDISEKRKSQDGRFSMTLNNNTYDFRLSTAPTMFGESIVMRILDQQKILLKLRDLGMDENNIKLFEEILKYPYGIIFVTGPTGSGKTTTLYAALNEIKSIENKMITIEDPIEYQLPLAQQIQINEKIHYSFAEALRSILRQDPDIIMVGEVRDKETLDIGVQASLTGHLVFSTLHTNDAPSAITRMIQMGLEPYLIADSLVGVIAQRLVRKICPYCKKEYKPLKVTLDKIEKFLPEEYTFYKGEGCMRCNFTGYSGRTMISEILQITETISHLISINMNKYEIARKAEEDEGFQPMIHDGIKKALAGITTLEEVLRVAK comes from the coding sequence ATGATTCAAAAAAAGATACGAATCGGAGATATCTTAGAGGAAAAAGGGCTCATCACACATGAGCAACTCGAAATGGCTTTGGTGGCACAAAAAAATAGTAATTTTTCCAAAAAGCTTGGGCAGATTTTTATTGATGAGGGGTTTTTGAGTGATCGTGTGTTTGCGGAGACATTAGCAACACAACTGGATATTGATTTTATTGATTTATATGGAGTAGAGGTTGATTTTGTATTAATGTCAAAATATCCTGTTAAATTACTCAAAGGTGCCGAGGCCATTCCTTTTATGGAGGATGAAGAGTTTATCCATGTTGCTGCTGTTGACCCTCTTGATTATGAATCTTTGGAGTTGTTAGAGCGCAGTATTGCCACAAAACCTATCAAATTATACATTGCACTCAAAAATGATGTTTATCATATCTTTGATCGTTTTGAGATTTTATCGACGACGAAATTATTGGTTGATAATATTAAGCACGAGATTGCCTCAAGTAACTATAAAGCCGATAGTGAGCAGAGTTCTGTAATGCAACTCATCGAGCAAATCATCAAAAGTGCTATCAAAAAAAATGCCAGTGATATTCACATTGAGCCTTCTGCTTTTAACGTATCTGTGAGAAGTCGGATTGATGGCGTGTTGCGTGAGAATTTTGTATTTGACATCGAGATTTACAATGCCATTGCATCACGTATTAAGATTTTGGGAAATTTAGATATCAGTGAAAAACGAAAATCTCAAGATGGTAGATTTTCTATGACGCTCAATAATAATACGTATGATTTTAGGCTCTCAACTGCACCGACGATGTTTGGTGAATCCATCGTCATGAGAATATTAGACCAACAAAAGATATTGCTAAAACTCAGAGATTTGGGGATGGATGAGAATAATATCAAACTTTTTGAAGAGATATTAAAATATCCCTATGGTATCATCTTTGTTACCGGTCCAACAGGAAGTGGTAAGACTACGACCTTGTATGCGGCGCTCAATGAAATAAAAAGCATTGAAAATAAAATGATTACCATCGAGGATCCGATTGAATATCAACTCCCCCTTGCTCAACAGATACAAATCAATGAAAAGATTCATTACTCTTTTGCTGAAGCACTGCGCTCAATACTCAGGCAAGATCCTGATATCATCATGGTCGGAGAGGTTCGAGATAAAGAGACTCTCGATATCGGGGTACAAGCTTCACTGACTGGGCATTTGGTCTTCTCAACACTGCATACCAATGATGCTCCTAGTGCTATTACTCGGATGATACAAATGGGGTTAGAGCCCTATTTGATTGCGGATTCTTTAGTGGGTGTGATTGCGCAAAGATTGGTGCGAAAAATTTGCCCATATTGTAAAAAAGAGTATAAACCTTTAAAGGTAACGCTTGATAAAATAGAGAAATTTCTACCCGAAGAGTACACATTTTACAAAGGTGAGGGATGCATGCGATGTAATTTCACAGGTTACAGTGGCCGAACGATGATTAGTGAGATTTTGCAAATCACTGAGACCATCTCGCATCTTATTTCTATTAACATGAACAAATACGAGATTGCAAGAAAAGCCGAAGAAGATGAGGGATTTCAACCCATGATTCACGATGGTATCAAAAAAGCATTGGCTGGGATTACCACGCTTGAAGAAGTCTTGAGAGTAGCGAAGTAA
- a CDS encoding right-handed parallel beta-helix repeat-containing protein, with protein sequence MVVDNTLSFFGFLNCEGLSLFSSYSTIQGALDDATDGDTIKICKGDYNEQDSVLVDNLTITNGADVYEPSDVNWYNNGDVLVVGDSSHSPKNLVVQNVSLYSTSNSSNSKAIRINYAQSKITLNNLLIKTDGADGVYGSYNVNNDLQGVFKNLTIESGGSGIYISQGGLQDFENIAFTLSGNSANDTAIKLQHSVADENHIFKHLSFDVGKQPAIALSSGKQMIFEDINITASNYTNNTNAIASDYGTTVDDLTFNDINISLNKGTGIEIEQGNNINVDNCTISGSTQYAFHTGSGIDGALTFKNIAFDTNGNYGLLVQEGTDVTINNATISGSSGNGWGIKTDWSVTGSLDFSDINVTAHAGGIKATQGDNAVFENVRINSDSSSSNDNGLEFDSSTFENITISNCDINATGNALQVNNASGTLNVNASKLTTNGNYALYLKTGVMMALIENSCFYNTSSSGNSYAMYLYNWHTISVNNNCIYALNGGNYAYASSSYDWDGNYWDGVSDSSGDGAISRDDTTKISTNIVDNNPLTMCQNSCGGGTDFTLKECYYDNFNRASLGERWSIISTGTYPPDITDNKLMLTKNHNNIASGVSLVGKFPAQNNLVQIEFEHNAYGGSGADGMTIVFSDANTTPVAGASGGSLGYAQKTGISGFAGGWLGFGLDEYGNFSNPTEGRVGGTSLTKDALAIRGSEGDNYQYIAGTGTLSPGIDDTSASTPAPNYKYKFIIDTRNSQTLITVYRDTLDGNGYVLLSNMDEVNATQSASSPENFRFSLTGSTGGSTNYHSLDDLNISAANCGTLGKLAENPNSYFDAWEVGASYNVSNRVIKTKIVKQNFNLNIFALNESNTDYQDFNGTVCASVVDSNTHKVLSNWVKLLFDATNPYVNVATFNSEYASHDAQIDLVWKENVDTTCPISDEDNSTRSTDHFAIRPLKFTIDTNTTSLYAGVPFRLDINASNNSGGNSLDYNETNGTSYTISISDSNATCPSGSLGNVPDPIQFSNGGVSFTPKYSDVGDVNITIKENLGSEFAYIDHNDSSDTERLIPTVSKTITFNPYRFAIIDASFVRDPNQDWRYMANVDDTNISLSFKVQAQNADGDVTKKFDRYCYSHDVGVTIDVNATSSDGNISYTQFINNTMTTAHDKNLSNPDFNATINDQNFTEGNSSLVMYALNVYRQHNIPKDPLTMTMEDINTSYPTDVNVLNPGLVLENNDSQFYYGRVKTHDIDTNKQSALFDLQIEVYSTAGTSYVSGFHQNSTHWYQMQKDSSTQMSALLPKKDFTLSEDENNINAITPTQNTTLGIDRFTISNTWSNSNSAYIHVKSPAYLWFNHYKDYNDSNTSDCSQHPCFKYNYFHKSTAVLIQSGDFNGTDIGNEYNQTNYIKSGVKVFR encoded by the coding sequence TATGTAAAGGCGATTATAACGAACAAGATAGCGTGCTTGTTGATAACCTAACGATTACCAATGGTGCCGATGTGTATGAGCCAAGTGATGTGAATTGGTACAATAATGGTGATGTCTTAGTAGTAGGAGATAGTAGTCATTCTCCTAAAAATTTGGTAGTCCAAAACGTATCACTGTATTCTACGAGCAATTCTTCCAATTCCAAGGCTATTCGTATTAATTATGCACAATCAAAGATAACACTGAATAATTTGCTTATTAAAACTGATGGCGCAGATGGGGTTTATGGAAGTTACAATGTAAACAATGATTTACAAGGGGTCTTCAAAAATTTGACGATTGAAAGTGGCGGCAGTGGTATTTATATCAGCCAAGGAGGCCTCCAAGATTTTGAAAATATCGCTTTTACTCTCTCAGGAAACAGTGCCAATGATACTGCCATCAAGTTGCAACATAGCGTGGCAGATGAAAATCATATTTTTAAACACCTCTCTTTTGATGTGGGAAAACAACCGGCTATTGCGTTAAGTAGCGGAAAACAGATGATATTTGAAGATATTAATATTACGGCTAGCAACTATACGAATAATACCAATGCGATAGCTTCTGATTATGGCACAACAGTAGATGATTTGACTTTTAATGATATCAATATCAGTCTGAACAAAGGAACGGGTATTGAAATTGAACAAGGAAACAATATTAATGTCGATAACTGTACGATTAGCGGCAGTACTCAATATGCATTTCATACCGGTAGTGGAATAGATGGCGCTCTGACATTTAAAAATATTGCATTTGATACTAATGGGAATTATGGCTTACTCGTACAAGAAGGGACCGATGTCACTATAAATAATGCCACAATCAGTGGCAGTTCGGGCAATGGCTGGGGCATCAAGACAGATTGGAGTGTGACAGGAAGTCTGGATTTTAGTGATATTAATGTGACGGCTCATGCGGGTGGGATTAAAGCGACACAAGGAGATAATGCTGTTTTTGAGAATGTGAGAATCAACAGCGATAGTAGTAGCTCCAATGACAATGGTCTTGAGTTTGATTCTAGTACATTTGAAAATATTACGATTTCAAATTGTGATATTAATGCTACTGGAAATGCCTTGCAAGTCAATAATGCAAGTGGGACTCTTAACGTCAATGCTTCCAAACTGACCACTAATGGCAACTATGCCCTTTATCTTAAAACCGGTGTGATGATGGCATTGATTGAAAATTCTTGTTTCTACAATACCTCAAGTAGTGGTAATAGTTATGCGATGTATCTCTATAATTGGCATACGATTTCTGTCAATAACAATTGTATCTATGCGCTAAATGGCGGAAATTATGCTTATGCTTCAAGTTCATACGATTGGGATGGAAATTACTGGGATGGTGTGAGCGATAGTAGTGGAGACGGTGCCATTAGCCGAGATGATACAACAAAAATAAGTACCAATATTGTAGATAATAATCCTCTTACCATGTGCCAGAATAGTTGTGGTGGTGGTACGGATTTTACGCTAAAAGAGTGTTATTATGATAATTTCAATAGAGCGAGTTTGGGTGAGAGATGGAGCATCATTAGTACCGGAACCTATCCTCCTGATATTACCGATAACAAACTCATGTTGACAAAAAATCATAACAATATTGCCTCAGGGGTATCACTTGTGGGCAAGTTTCCTGCTCAAAATAATCTCGTGCAGATAGAGTTTGAGCACAACGCTTATGGCGGTAGTGGTGCTGATGGGATGACCATAGTCTTTTCAGATGCAAATACTACCCCTGTTGCTGGAGCTTCTGGTGGGTCATTGGGTTATGCCCAAAAAACGGGAATTAGTGGTTTTGCAGGAGGTTGGCTTGGCTTTGGACTTGATGAATATGGAAACTTTTCAAATCCGACAGAAGGTCGCGTGGGAGGTACCAGCCTGACCAAAGATGCTTTGGCAATTCGAGGATCTGAAGGAGATAATTATCAATATATCGCAGGAACCGGTACATTAAGTCCCGGAATCGATGATACCAGCGCATCAACGCCCGCACCAAATTATAAATATAAATTTATCATTGATACCAGAAACTCTCAAACACTGATTACCGTATATCGAGATACTCTTGATGGCAATGGCTATGTCTTGTTGTCCAATATGGATGAGGTCAATGCAACGCAAAGTGCCAGTAGTCCTGAAAATTTTAGATTTAGTTTGACAGGTTCAACTGGAGGTTCTACTAATTATCACAGTCTTGATGACCTCAATATCAGCGCAGCCAATTGTGGTACATTGGGAAAATTAGCAGAGAATCCAAACAGCTATTTTGATGCTTGGGAAGTCGGAGCGAGCTACAATGTGAGCAATCGTGTCATCAAAACAAAAATTGTCAAGCAAAATTTTAATCTCAATATTTTTGCACTCAATGAAAGCAATACGGATTATCAGGATTTCAATGGTACCGTTTGTGCCAGTGTGGTGGATAGTAACACTCACAAAGTGCTTTCAAATTGGGTAAAACTTTTATTTGATGCGACCAATCCTTATGTGAATGTCGCCACATTTAATTCTGAGTATGCGAGTCACGATGCGCAGATTGATTTGGTTTGGAAAGAAAATGTTGATACGACTTGTCCGATTAGTGATGAAGACAACAGTACACGCTCCACCGATCATTTTGCAATCCGACCGCTTAAATTTACCATCGATACCAATACGACATCTCTATATGCTGGCGTACCTTTTCGTTTGGATATAAATGCTAGCAATAATAGTGGTGGCAATAGTTTGGATTATAATGAGACCAATGGGACCTCTTATACTATCAGTATCAGTGATTCCAATGCCACATGCCCTAGTGGCAGTTTGGGGAATGTACCCGATCCGATTCAATTTTCCAACGGTGGTGTGAGTTTCACTCCAAAATACAGCGATGTCGGCGATGTCAACATCACAATCAAAGAAAATTTAGGTAGTGAATTTGCCTATATTGACCATAATGATTCTAGTGATACAGAGCGGTTGATTCCCACAGTGAGCAAAACGATAACGTTCAATCCATACCGGTTTGCTATTATTGATGCTAGTTTTGTGAGAGATCCCAATCAAGATTGGCGCTACATGGCAAATGTGGATGATACCAATATCAGCCTCTCGTTCAAAGTCCAAGCTCAAAATGCTGATGGTGATGTCACTAAAAAATTTGACCGATACTGTTATAGCCATGATGTTGGAGTTACAATCGATGTCAATGCCACGAGTAGTGATGGCAATATCAGTTATACTCAATTTATCAACAATACCATGACAACCGCTCATGATAAAAATCTCAGTAATCCAGATTTTAATGCGACGATTAATGATCAAAATTTTACCGAAGGCAATAGCTCGCTTGTCATGTATGCGCTGAATGTTTACAGACAACACAATATCCCAAAAGACCCGCTAACAATGACGATGGAGGATATAAATACCAGTTACCCAACCGATGTCAATGTACTCAATCCTGGACTCGTCTTAGAGAATAATGACAGTCAGTTTTATTATGGGCGCGTCAAAACTCATGATATTGATACAAACAAGCAAAGCGCACTATTTGATCTGCAAATAGAAGTCTATTCAACCGCGGGCACCTCCTATGTCAGTGGATTTCATCAAAATAGTACCCATTGGTATCAAATGCAAAAAGATAGTAGCACACAGATGAGTGCCCTTTTACCAAAAAAAGATTTTACACTGAGCGAAGATGAAAACAACATCAATGCGATTACACCGACGCAAAATACCACTCTTGGAATCGACCGCTTTACTATAAGCAATACGTGGAGCAATTCAAATTCTGCTTATATCCATGTCAAATCGCCTGCATATCTGTGGTTTAATCATTACAAAGATTATAATGACAGCAATACCAGCGATTGTTCGCAGCATCCGTGTTTTAAATACAATTATTTTCATAAGAGCACTGCGGTGTTGATCCAAAGTGGAGATTTTAATGGGACAGATATTGGCAATGAGTACAATCAAACCAATTACATAAAATCTGGTGTGAAAGTATTCAGATGA
- the mshL gene encoding pilus (MSHA type) biogenesis protein MshL: MKIRFLLLTSVLLATLAFANCENKLFSFSIKDNTTQHVKIMDVLENITDTCHMTMLFEDGFVKKELDKNLNYINVKDFSLKELLNLLLRDRNLFYTLDENQKILKISYLKTKSYFLDYVSFTKRTSSTNKTIKTGSSTGKGAEDSTTMDFTSDFQFWSKIESEVNNILNRGQNESKRVSKALINQDAGMITVTGTKKQLDMVEHYIKDIMRRLHKEILIEAKLIEVKYTDSKTNGIDWSKFKLSLSGSSDALASRTSGSSINGFVKPNYLIGYNFSMEGLLDFLKTQGDVKIVSNPKVMTLNNQSAVINVGTEVNYRYDSGSTTTTSSGGSVTTPNYTADSTFVGVTLDITPQVTNDNFIMLKINPTVSEIEKEHIDSDGVPFLAPDIKIKQLSSIVKVKDGNKVLIGGLINKDETSSKTSVPLLSSIPLLGKAFQSDGKVITNSELIIVLIPHIIDINKKPDLNDFDIKIDRKYKK, from the coding sequence ATGAAGATTAGATTTTTATTGTTAACTTCAGTACTTCTTGCGACATTGGCATTTGCAAATTGTGAAAATAAACTATTTTCTTTCAGCATTAAAGACAATACCACGCAGCATGTTAAAATCATGGATGTTTTAGAAAACATTACCGACACCTGTCATATGACGATGTTGTTTGAAGATGGTTTTGTTAAAAAGGAATTGGACAAGAATCTCAATTACATTAATGTCAAAGATTTTTCTCTCAAAGAGTTGCTCAATTTATTATTGCGTGATCGCAATCTGTTTTATACATTGGATGAAAATCAAAAAATATTAAAAATCTCCTATCTTAAAACCAAATCTTATTTCCTAGATTATGTGAGCTTTACCAAACGAACCAGCAGCACCAACAAAACTATCAAAACGGGCTCTTCTACGGGTAAGGGAGCAGAAGATTCTACGACGATGGATTTTACTTCGGATTTTCAATTTTGGAGCAAAATCGAATCTGAGGTCAATAATATCCTTAACCGGGGTCAAAATGAGAGTAAACGCGTATCAAAAGCGTTGATCAATCAAGATGCTGGGATGATTACAGTCACGGGTACAAAAAAACAATTGGATATGGTGGAACACTATATCAAAGACATCATGAGACGACTTCACAAAGAGATACTCATCGAAGCAAAACTCATCGAAGTAAAATATACAGATAGTAAGACCAATGGAATTGACTGGAGTAAATTTAAACTCTCCCTTAGCGGCTCAAGTGATGCATTGGCCTCGCGGACAAGCGGTAGTTCGATCAATGGCTTTGTAAAACCAAATTACCTCATAGGCTATAATTTTTCGATGGAAGGTTTGCTTGATTTTCTAAAAACGCAAGGGGATGTTAAAATTGTCTCTAATCCAAAAGTTATGACACTCAACAACCAATCGGCTGTCATTAATGTGGGAACCGAAGTCAATTATCGCTATGATAGCGGTAGCACCACGACCACTTCAAGTGGTGGGTCTGTGACGACACCAAATTACACAGCAGATTCTACCTTTGTTGGTGTGACACTGGATATCACGCCGCAAGTTACCAATGACAACTTTATCATGCTCAAAATCAATCCAACAGTGAGCGAGATAGAAAAAGAACACATCGATAGTGATGGCGTTCCATTTTTGGCGCCGGATATCAAAATCAAACAACTCTCCTCTATTGTGAAGGTAAAAGATGGAAATAAAGTGTTAATCGGCGGATTGATTAATAAAGATGAAACTTCAAGTAAAACGAGTGTGCCGTTGTTATCTTCCATCCCATTGTTGGGCAAAGCGTTTCAAAGCGACGGGAAAGTCATCACTAATAGTGAGTTGATTATCGTTTTGATTCCGCATATTATTGATATTAATAAAAAACCAGATTTAAACGATTTTGATATCAAAATCGATAGAAAATATAAAAAATGA
- a CDS encoding type II secretion system protein, protein MMKKSGRSGLSLIELIFTIVIIGIVFTVIPKIIFSLNKSDQFAIRQDALFNGISMMQMISSLAWDENNTASNDILHVNAGNALFDCNSTTHYRIGGFIGSRNCENDKNASVMGDFAGTNYFLANNIDRFNNQDINASYYNLHISVQYIDENITYPSPHQAKVMLNTHGAASNDTTNLKRVELNITYNGKRGTVGKQIAQFSYVSANIGQMTFNSRVWK, encoded by the coding sequence ATGATGAAAAAATCTGGGCGCTCTGGCTTGTCACTGATTGAATTGATTTTCACGATTGTTATCATCGGGATTGTCTTCACTGTGATTCCCAAAATCATTTTTTCGTTGAACAAAAGCGATCAATTTGCCATCAGGCAAGATGCGCTTTTTAACGGAATCTCTATGATGCAGATGATCTCATCTCTAGCCTGGGATGAAAACAATACAGCTTCAAACGATATCCTACATGTGAACGCTGGCAATGCACTTTTTGATTGTAACAGCACGACACATTATAGAATCGGTGGATTTATAGGCTCAAGAAACTGTGAAAATGATAAAAATGCGAGTGTGATGGGAGATTTTGCAGGAACCAATTATTTTTTGGCCAATAATATCGACCGTTTTAATAACCAAGATATCAATGCATCCTACTACAATTTACACATCAGCGTCCAATATATCGACGAAAATATTACATATCCCTCACCACATCAAGCCAAAGTGATGTTAAATACTCATGGTGCAGCGTCCAATGACACCACAAATTTAAAAAGAGTAGAGTTAAACATCACCTATAATGGAAAACGAGGCACGGTAGGAAAACAAATCGCACAATTTTCCTATGTTTCAGCTAACATCGGGCAGATGACCTTCAATAGTAGAGTCTGGAAATGA
- a CDS encoding prepilin-type N-terminal cleavage/methylation domain-containing protein, with amino-acid sequence MKKAFTLVEAIITIVIIGILSAGTFVALKHLYLRAAKAKAFSELSSDSQVIADQIASLLYYRVPSSVIGYKGDGSFGSIYNMETSYQILEWIGSASEGLKAGYYSGFVDLNASDKTTQTITSYDINTTALDTLMADKFDGGSTDDLALIFAGSFDDGALSLASDFNSSFGWHAHNHNLLYTLQSLHTNSITLDASPDIIYEKYYLVDSAYAIARGADIDLNATCIRNLNQSIDNNTLFLFYNYRPWKNQTFCADPHGGSTQDGNVTILSSYVTGFQTGLINGNIKFDVTLTKKIRGSEHNVTISKQKVVF; translated from the coding sequence ATGAAAAAAGCCTTTACGCTCGTAGAAGCGATTATCACCATCGTCATCATCGGGATTTTATCCGCAGGGACTTTTGTGGCACTCAAACACTTATATTTACGTGCCGCCAAAGCCAAAGCCTTCAGTGAGCTCTCCAGCGATTCTCAAGTCATCGCAGATCAAATTGCCTCCTTGTTATACTATCGGGTTCCCAGCTCTGTCATTGGTTACAAGGGTGATGGAAGCTTTGGCTCGATTTATAATATGGAAACATCATATCAGATTTTAGAGTGGATTGGCTCGGCGAGTGAGGGGCTAAAAGCTGGATATTACAGTGGTTTTGTGGATTTAAATGCCTCCGATAAAACAACGCAAACGATTACTTCTTATGATATCAATACCACCGCTCTTGACACGCTGATGGCCGACAAATTTGATGGGGGTAGTACAGATGATTTAGCGCTTATCTTTGCAGGGAGTTTTGATGATGGCGCGCTCTCTTTGGCTAGTGATTTTAACAGCTCTTTTGGGTGGCATGCTCATAATCATAATCTCCTCTATACCCTCCAAAGTTTGCATACTAATAGCATCACCTTAGATGCATCACCCGATATTATTTATGAAAAATATTATTTGGTCGATAGCGCTTATGCGATTGCACGGGGTGCGGATATTGACTTAAATGCCACTTGTATTAGAAATTTAAATCAAAGTATTGATAACAATACGCTTTTTTTATTTTATAATTATCGCCCTTGGAAAAATCAAACATTTTGTGCTGACCCCCATGGTGGTAGTACCCAAGATGGCAATGTCACGATACTCTCCTCTTATGTCACGGGATTTCAAACCGGATTGATTAATGGCAATATCAAATTTGATGTGACACTCACCAAAAAGATTCGAGGCAGTGAGCATAATGTCACTATCTCCAAACAAAAGGTAGTATTTTGA
- a CDS encoding tetratricopeptide repeat protein produces MTNRAFEELERRCQALRRKRFLKWALLIVFLLVAVGTIVLMWYMPDKKVVSSKVSQPLQETRLHHDINQSKNIATQDQAIVLNSPDIVPKLSDTKPEKKRATVTKPAKIAPAKVKKIEPVREPKKVTPKEEKPTIKIFVKSVGNETSLLESNRKGEDFDSSLKLSQFYLKAHKYEKAIQYSKRANHFNPSSAKPWLIYAKAKIKQNKRSEAIKALETYLSYFSSDDASNLLISIKGKQ; encoded by the coding sequence ATGACAAATAGAGCGTTTGAAGAGTTAGAGAGACGCTGCCAAGCGCTAAGACGAAAACGATTTTTAAAGTGGGCATTGTTGATAGTATTTCTTTTGGTGGCGGTAGGGACAATCGTTTTGATGTGGTACATGCCAGATAAAAAAGTTGTTTCTTCCAAGGTTTCACAACCACTACAAGAGACGCGTTTGCATCATGATATAAATCAGAGCAAAAATATCGCAACCCAAGATCAAGCGATTGTATTAAATTCTCCAGATATTGTTCCAAAATTGAGTGATACGAAGCCAGAGAAAAAGAGAGCAACGGTGACAAAACCCGCTAAAATAGCTCCGGCAAAAGTGAAAAAAATTGAGCCGGTGCGCGAACCTAAAAAGGTAACACCCAAAGAAGAAAAACCAACAATCAAAATCTTTGTGAAGAGTGTCGGCAATGAAACGTCATTGCTAGAATCAAATCGCAAGGGAGAAGATTTTGATTCTTCATTGAAATTATCGCAATTTTATCTAAAAGCACATAAATATGAAAAAGCGATACAATATTCCAAAAGAGCCAATCATTTTAATCCCTCATCTGCAAAACCATGGTTGATCTACGCTAAAGCAAAAATCAAACAAAACAAACGCAGTGAAGCAATCAAAGCATTGGAGACGTATCTTTCATATTTTAGTTCAGATGATGCGAGTAATTTACTGATTTCTATCAAAGGCAAACAATGA